A region from the Corylus avellana chromosome ca7, CavTom2PMs-1.0 genome encodes:
- the LOC132187600 gene encoding auxin-responsive protein SAUR32-like: MGSGEKSVRNFHLHLPHLHHHHHQHQHGKKQEVRDVPKGCLAIKVGQGEEQQRFVVPVIYFNHPLFMQLLKEAEEEYGFDQKGTITIPCHVEEFRNVQGMIDREKSLHHHHHHAVIGCFRV; the protein is encoded by the coding sequence ATGGGCAGTGGCGAGAAAAGTGTGCGCAACTTTCACCTACACCTACCCCAtcttcaccatcatcatcatcagcatCAGCACGGGAAGAAGCAAGAGGTGAGAGACGTGCCAAAAGGGTGCTTGGCAATCAAGGTAGGGCAGGGTGAGGAGCAGCAGAGATTTGTGGTGCCTGTGATTTACTTCAATCACCCGCTGTTCATGCAGCTCCTCAAGGAGGCTGAGGAGGAGTACGGGTTTGATCAGAAGGGGACTATCACCATCCCTTGCCACGTGGAGGAGTTTAGGAACGTCCAGGGCATGATTGACAGGGAAAAGTCCctccatcaccatcatcatcatgctGTAATCGGGTGTTTTAGGGTTTGA